A region of Dioscorea cayenensis subsp. rotundata cultivar TDr96_F1 chromosome 5, TDr96_F1_v2_PseudoChromosome.rev07_lg8_w22 25.fasta, whole genome shotgun sequence DNA encodes the following proteins:
- the LOC120261362 gene encoding protein TIC 40, chloroplastic-like has product METFALASPKIPFFATSPARRRPSYDVPGRGIFRSGGTRRTGLVLASLNRGTGDETSQRIFRIGFASISSPTDNSTTTTTTTSGTPQITIPQTSSSLGSPLFWIGVGVGLTVLFTTVSSKLKRYAMQQVVKTMIGQTATSNGGLSNAPGFPGTQFPFPPIAPSAPRATSSTPVASQSVVTVDVPPTKVDSIPSVNDEIGIAQEPKKYAFVDVSPEEVQKESFESYKATTKDAATVEVSPNGAAVKTGKAASNDQSSQPASGLSVEALEKMMEDPTVQQMVYPYLPEEMRNPTTFKWMLQNPQYRQQLQDMLNNMGGGSEWDKRMMESMKNFDLSSPEVKQQFEQIGLSPEEVISKIMANPDIAMAFQNPKVQAAIMECSQNPLSITKYQNDKEVMDVFNKISELFPGMTGS; this is encoded by the exons ATGGAAACCTTCGCTTTGGCTTCCCCCAAAATCCCCTTCTTTGCTACTTCTCCGGCTCGCCGCCGCCCATCGTATGACGTTCCTGGGAGGGGAATCTTCCGAAGCGGAGGCACGAGGAGGACCGGCCTTGTGCTCGCCTCGCTTAATCGGGGAACCGGCGATGAAACCTCTCAGAGGATCTTCAGAATTG GGTTTGCTAGCATTTCATCTCCAACTGACAATTCTACGACaacaaccaccaccaccagcggAACTCCTCAAATCACTATTCCTCAGACTTCATCAAGCTT AGGATCACCTCTTTTTTGGATAGGAGTTGGTGTTGGATTGACAGTTTTATTCACCACG GTCTCGTCAAAGTTAAAG AGATATGCAATGCAACAAGTTGTTAAGACTATGATTGGTCAAACAGCAACAAGTAATGGTGGGTTAAGTAATGCTCCTGGGTTTCCAGGCACTCAATTTCCATTTCCTCCCATAGCACCATCAGCTCCACGGGCCACTTCATCAACACCAGTTGCTTCACAATCGGTAGTTACTGTGGATGTCCCACCAACGAAAGTGGATTCGATTCCATCAGTCAATGATGAGATTGGCATAGCACAGGAACCAAAAAAATATG CTTTTGTTGATGTTTCCCCAGAAGAGGTGCAGAAGGAATCATTTGAAAGCTATAAAGCAACAACTAAGGATGCAGCCACAGTGGAA GTTTCACCAAATGGTGCTGCTGTCAAAACGGGTAAAGCGGCCTCTAATGATCAGTCTA GTCAACCTGCATCTGGATTATCAGTTGAAGCATTGGAGAAAATGATGGAAGACCCAACTGTGCAGCAGATGGTCTATCC CTACCTACCTGAGGAGATGAGGAACCCAACTACTTTTAAGT GGATGCTACAGAATCCACAATACCGTCAGCAATTGCAAGATATGCT cAATAATATGGGTGGAGGCAGTGAATGGGACAAACGCATGATGGAatccatgaaaaattttgatCTTAGCAGCCCTGAGGTGAAGCAACAATTTG AACAAATAGGGCTTTCTCCAGAAGAAGTTATTTCTAAGATTATGGCCAATCCTGATATCGCTATGGCATTTCAAAATCCAAAAGTGCAGGCTGCCATCATGGAA TGTTCACAGAATCCACTTAGTATAACAAAGTATCAAAATGATAAGGAG GTTATGGATGTATTCAACAAGATATCGGAGCTCTTCCCCGGGATGACCGGTTCTTGA
- the LOC120260066 gene encoding receptor protein-tyrosine kinase CEPR2-like: protein MAHLPDFSSLKNLQVLDLSSNAFSGGFPPWLGNLTALVYLGLASNKFDESEIPEIIGKLKYLKVLFLAQCNLVGQIPVSIFELTELETLDLSQNQLTGDFPVSISNLLNLHKLELYQNKLTGIIQKHLSGELPAGFEISSISLAYLYTKNKLSPISQNQFEGMIPNSLWGLPFAAIIDVADNGFSGRIPRQIGNLSSLISLHLEQNEFSGPIPSELGYCTKLAEINIARNLLNGGIPETFSLLNSLNSLNVSRNFLTGTIPESLQTLKLTSIDFSDNKLSGMVPPGLLMIAGEEAFSGNAELCFSETSGSCNTSHRHKSKMSKALMLLLIMLAAMVLFSVLVFRTFKSFMFETRSKEKDQEKITEKDQLFNGTQISTPELDMLKNIKHKNILKLYACLTKGGSNFLVFEYIPRGNLHQALRRKTKTGQPELDSSIRACISRVKPQRKERSYSFGVVLLEKILDSSLSENAIEDMIKVLKVAMLCTTKLPSGLGLLMLVCS from the exons ATGGCCCACCTACCAGACTTTTCATCCTTGAAAAACTTGCAAGTTCTTGATCTTTCATCCAATGCATTTTCTGGTGGTTTTCCTCCATGGCTTGGCAACCTGACAGCACTTGTTTATCTTGGGCTTGCTTCCAATAAGTTTGATGAAAGTGAGATTCCAGAAATTATTGGGAAGTTGAAGTATCTGAAAGTGCTTTTCTTGGCACAATGTAATCTTGTTGGACAAATCCCTGTTTCCATTTTTGAGCTCACTGAACTTGAAACATTGGATTTGTCCCAGAACCAACTCACTGGTGACTTCCCTGTATCCATTTCCAATTTGCTTAATCTTCATAAGCTTGAGCTTTACCAGAATAAACTCACTGGAA TTATTCAGAAACATCTCTCTGGTGAGCTACCTGCTGGTTTTGAGATTTCCAGCATCTCATTGGCTTATCTTTATACGAAAAACAAGCTTTCTCC GATTAGTCAGAATCAATTCGAGGGAATGATACCAAATAGTCTTTGGGGGCTTCCTTTTGCTGCTATAATCGATGTCGCTGATAATGGCTTCTCCG GTCGAATACCCCGTCAAATCGGGAACCTCAGTAGTTTGATATCTTTGCATTTGGAACAGAATGAGTTCTCAGGGCCAATACCATCAGAGCTTGGATACTGCACTAAATTGGCAGAGATAAACATAGCAAGGAATTTACTGAATGGTGGAATTCCGGAAACATTTTCATTGTTAAATTCCCTCAATTCGCTTAATGTATCGCGAAACTTTTTAACCGGAACCATTCCAGAGAGCTTGCAAACATTGAAGCTTACCTCAATTGATTTTTCAGATAACAAATTATCAGGAATGGTCCCTCCGGGATTACTGATGATTGCTGGAGAAGAGGCATTTTCCGGGAATGCAGAACTATGTTTTTCAGAAACTTCAGGGAGTTGCAATACTAGTCACAGACACAAGAGCAAGATGTCGAAAGCTCTAATGCTTCTATTGATCATGTTAGCAGCCATGGTGCTATTCTCAGTGCTAGTGTTCAGGACTTTCAAAAGTTTCATGTTTGAAACCCGAAGCAAAGAAAAGGATCAAGAGAAAATCACAGAGAAAGATCAA TTATTTAATGGAACACAAATCTCTACGCCAGAACTAGACATGCTAAAGAATATCAAGCACAAAAACATACTGAAACTCTATGCTTGTTTGACGAAAGGAGGGTCGAATTTCCTCGTATTCGAGTACATTCCTAGAGGGAATTTACATCAAGCTCTACGGCGAAAAACAAAAACTGGCCAACCAGAGCTGGACTCGAGCATAAG AGCTTGCATATCTCGAGTAAAGCCGCAGCGAAAAGAGCGATCGTATAGTTTCGGTGTCGTCCTGCTCGAGA AAATTCTGGACTCTAGTTTGTCAGAAAATGCAATTGAGGACATGATCAAGGTGTTGAAGGTTGCCATGTTATGCACAACCAAATTGCCAAGCGGTCTCGGCCTTTTGATGTTGGTGTGTAGTTAG